One Rosa chinensis cultivar Old Blush chromosome 5, RchiOBHm-V2, whole genome shotgun sequence genomic region harbors:
- the LOC121049194 gene encoding uncharacterized protein LOC121049194 produces the protein MASVVEISSSEDSGSDVSFSAADRNFIDSLRSSARAGTSLPEPLDIEPLQTIPWEIVMGRASGPQSSRAREAAAAQNRREERLASNSAASGSADGGDATGEDTESAWVLSDGIPVDEAGGRMTVANVNRIKWMFRLPGAVKLRPPTVDEKASILRPGFAAVHEAIFRQGVTLPLVPSLQILVYEFGLAFGQICPNMWRLMLAMTSLWRLSGCEGPTVAEVLHFYELTYVKRQGCGGQVNLSRRQGAPKLIENLRDSMSYWRDTFCVATTGWEYQAESNDGEPAFRIKSEFQPIRVGLRYNLTREEECRVARIQGCWRNRNLLDFRLLTGWELLVDQRLTRAVETPPGNARSRDAFAKAMDRAEIDNFLEAMYASGDAAQRTVIDPVTLAVSPSEDPVVLPMPLHSHLGADGLPVVQTGANVGVERRGLAPRRRQRECPTCDDDSDEEDDDDAEVIGVRQQRKARQAPPKAPVAAAEEAPVSDLDSFAAYAEFMTDNERGFLYHLCEILGFGGLAGISRPTAIDGSPFSSAFGHLSVGLHEMFMAAQKQPGVERQLRDEISGLERELGVAKDRLADVERRLMKADCDAADARGKLEVAIQRDVERNNHISRMEQDMSLLQERVAAKEKKIDILQRESAAK, from the exons atggctagcgtcgtagagatttcgagcagtgaggattccgggtctgacgtgtcattcagcgcggcggataggaattttattgactcgttgcgttcgtctgcccgtgcaggaacctcactgccagaaccgctagacatcgagccgctacaaaccataccctgggaaaTAGTAATGGGTCGTGCTTCGGGCCCCCAGAGTTCTAGGGCCAGGGAGGCCGCCGCTGCTCAGAATAGGCGTGAGGAGCGGTTGGCAAGTAACAGCGCTGCCAGTGGCTCCGCTGACGGGGGAGATGCGACAGGGGAGGATACCGAATCGGCATGGGTTCTTTCGGATGGGATtcctgttgacgaggcgggagggcgGATGACCGTTGCCAATGTCAACCGGATAAAGTGGATGTTTCGGTTGCCCGGCGCGGTTAAACTGCGTCCACCGACGGTGGATGAAAAGGCTTCAATTCTTCGCCCGGGGTTTGCCGCTGTGCATGAGGCAatattccgccagggagtgacactACCGCTTGTGCCCAGTCTTCAGATCTTGGTGTACGAGTTCGGCCTAGCCTTTGGGcaaatctgccccaacatgtggcgattgatgttggcgatgacttcgctgtggcggttgtccggctgtgagggaccaaccgtggcggaggtactGCATTTCTATGAGCTGACGTATGTGAAGCGTCAGGGCTGCGGAGGTCAAGTGAACCTaagtcgccgccagggagccCCCAAGTTGATAGAGAACCTGAGGGATTCTATGTCGTATTGGCGGGACACCTTTtgcgttgccacgacggggtgggaatatCAGGCGGAATCCAATGACGGGGAACcggcgtttaggattaagtcagagttccaacctatccgag TGGGCCTGCGctacaacctgactcgtgaagAAGAGTGTCGTGTGGCGCGCATCcaaggttgctggcggaatcgcaatttGTTGGACTTTCGCCTACTTACCGgttgggagctgttggtcgatcaacgatTGACTCGCGCCGTTG aGACGCCGCCAGGTAACGCTAGGAGCCGTGACGCCTTtgccaaagccatggaccgcgcggagattgacaactttttggaggccatgtatgcctCAGGGGATGCGGCTCAAAGGACAGTGATAGATCCGGTGACGCTGGCGGTGAGCCCATCCGAGGatccggtggtgctgccaatgccgctgcACTCCCACCTTGGCGCCGACGGCCTACCCGTTGTTCAAACGGGTGCCAATGTGGGGGTGGAAAGAAGGGGTCTGGCGCCGCGCCGCAGACAGAGAGAGTGCCCAACGTGCGAC GATGACTCCGacgaggaggatgatgatgatgctgagGTTATCGGGGTCCGCCAGCAAAGGAAGGCCCGCCAAGCTCCGCCGAAGGCGCCAGTGGCCGCTGCAGAAGAGGCGCCTGTGAGTGacctggactcgtttgccgccTATGCTGAGTTCATGACTGACAATGAACGGGGATTTCTCTACCACCTCTGCGAGATACTGGGGTTTGGTGGTCTGGCGGGGATTTCCCGCCCAACGGCGATTGACGGGTCACCCTTCAGTTCAGCTTTTGGTCACCTTTCGGTtgggctgcatgagatgttcATGGCGGCGCAGAAGCAGCCCGGGGTTGAGCGCCAGCTCAGGGACGAGATCAGCGGTCTCGAGAGGGAGCTGGGGGTCGCCAAGGACAGGCTGGCGGATGTGGAGCGGCGCCTGATGAAGGCGGATTGCGACGCCGCGGATGCTCGCGGCAAGTTGGAAGTGGCAATCCAGCGGGACGTGGAACGGAACAACCACATCTCCAGGATGGAACAAGACATGtctctgctgcaggagcgggtgGCCGCTAAGGAGAAAAAGATTGatatccttcagcgggagtctgccgccaagtAA